One Pseudomonadota bacterium genomic window carries:
- a CDS encoding uracil-DNA glycosylase translates to MSHDARSAERIRRLQLMGIAVWQDRERIQSIADTDAAEPIVVASLDDKAARPPSSRPPPVPSMATANAPVSTIDWRTLDWQQLRAAAAGSACGQCGSRYDAVLGSGNASARIMIIDEAGGSDGTHRGAAADGQAGRLFGAMLQAIGVQTADVFFAQMLDCAQSGADAEAASTCRALVDRQIALVQPDLLITLGRLATQQLLKTKKSLGRLRGQIHQYGDAQIPLVATYHPAYLLRSPAQKRKAWEDLLMSQTIIASSTTEPAS, encoded by the coding sequence ATGAGTCACGACGCGCGCTCGGCCGAACGTATTCGGCGTCTGCAGCTAATGGGGATAGCCGTATGGCAGGACCGAGAGCGGATTCAGTCGATCGCCGATACGGACGCCGCCGAGCCGATTGTGGTGGCCTCGCTGGACGACAAGGCCGCGCGCCCACCATCGTCTCGCCCGCCGCCCGTTCCGTCGATGGCGACAGCCAACGCTCCCGTGTCGACAATCGATTGGCGAACATTAGACTGGCAGCAGCTTCGAGCGGCGGCCGCCGGCTCAGCGTGTGGTCAGTGCGGCAGTCGCTACGATGCGGTGTTGGGATCAGGCAATGCGTCCGCCCGCATCATGATCATCGACGAAGCAGGTGGCAGTGATGGCACGCACCGCGGTGCGGCCGCGGATGGGCAAGCAGGGCGGTTATTTGGCGCGATGCTTCAGGCGATAGGTGTGCAGACGGCCGATGTGTTTTTTGCCCAAATGCTTGATTGCGCGCAGTCGGGCGCCGACGCGGAGGCGGCCTCGACCTGTCGCGCCTTAGTCGACCGACAAATCGCCTTGGTCCAACCGGATTTACTCATCACATTGGGCCGGCTGGCGACGCAACAACTTCTTAAGACTAAAAAATCGTTGGGTCGATTGCGGGGCCAGATTCACCAATATGGTGATGCGCAAATACCGCTTGTCGCAACCTATCATCCGGCTTATCTTCTGCGCTCACCCGCGCAGAAGCGCAAGGCCTGGGAAGACCTTCTTATGAGTCAGACAATTATCGCGTCGAGCACGACGGAGCCGGCATCGTGA
- the wrbA gene encoding NAD(P)H:quinone oxidoreductase codes for MTPFVLVLYYSRTGATERMAQLIARGIESMEGIEARLRTVPPVSPALDTQDTQPAIPDAGAPYATLDDLRMCSALALGSPARFGNMAAPLKYFIDTSSSLWLSGELIDKPAGVFTSASSIHGGQETTLMSMMLPLLHHGMLMTGLPYTEKALMKTITGGTPYGPSFYSSQSDMSDDEKALCRALGKRLATLALKLQSGRSS; via the coding sequence ATGACACCGTTTGTCTTAGTGCTCTACTATTCTCGCACTGGCGCCACAGAACGGATGGCGCAGCTCATTGCGCGCGGCATCGAATCGATGGAGGGTATAGAGGCACGTCTTCGAACCGTCCCCCCCGTGTCACCGGCACTCGACACGCAAGACACGCAACCGGCCATTCCAGACGCCGGCGCGCCCTACGCCACGCTCGACGACCTTCGCATGTGCAGTGCGTTAGCACTCGGTTCACCGGCTCGTTTCGGTAATATGGCGGCGCCTCTTAAGTATTTCATTGATACGTCTTCGTCACTGTGGCTCAGCGGCGAACTGATCGATAAACCCGCGGGAGTGTTTACGTCCGCCTCAAGCATTCACGGCGGACAAGAGACCACGCTCATGTCGATGATGCTGCCCTTACTCCATCACGGCATGCTGATGACCGGCTTGCCCTACACTGAAAAAGCGCTCATGAAAACGATTACCGGCGGCACACCGTATGGACCCAGTTTTTACAGTTCGCAAAGCGACATGAGCGACGATGAAAAGGCCCTTTGCCGAGCGCTTGGCAAACGACTGGCAACGCTCGCGCTGAAACTGCAATCCGGTCGTTCATCATGA
- the hda gene encoding DnaA regulatory inactivator Hda translates to MRDQQLPLRVKLPDHAVFDNFYAGPNEELVAYLCDQPQAMTWVWGEPSTGKTHLLQASAARFSQSAYLPLADVQHYGPRILSGYGAFDQVCLDDLDQVVTDDASSWEDALFELFQDLSERGATLIVASRAAPQNVALSMADLKSRLLSGPVYRLQVLDDDERLKAMQLRAWRRGLKLPDATGEYLLKRLQRDMKSLCDFLDHLDTASLVRKSKLTVALVKATLDARQDAHSAPGAQI, encoded by the coding sequence ATGCGTGACCAGCAGTTGCCGCTACGCGTCAAGCTTCCCGACCATGCGGTGTTCGACAATTTTTATGCGGGACCGAATGAGGAGCTGGTCGCGTATCTTTGTGATCAACCGCAAGCGATGACATGGGTATGGGGCGAGCCGTCGACCGGCAAAACCCATTTGCTGCAAGCGTCGGCCGCGCGCTTTTCGCAGTCAGCGTATTTGCCGCTAGCCGACGTGCAGCACTATGGGCCGCGCATACTCAGTGGGTACGGCGCTTTTGATCAAGTGTGTTTGGATGACCTTGATCAGGTGGTAACCGATGACGCCTCGTCTTGGGAAGATGCCTTGTTCGAGCTGTTTCAAGATCTCAGCGAACGCGGCGCGACACTCATCGTGGCGTCACGCGCAGCGCCCCAGAACGTGGCGCTCTCGATGGCGGATTTGAAATCGCGCTTGTTGTCGGGGCCCGTTTATCGCCTACAGGTACTCGATGATGACGAGCGACTCAAAGCGATGCAGCTGCGCGCGTGGCGACGCGGTCTAAAACTGCCGGATGCCACAGGGGAGTATTTGCTCAAGCGCTTGCAACGCGACATGAAGAGTCTCTGTGACTTTTTGGATCATTTGGATACCGCCTCACTGGTGCGTAAAAGCAAGCTTACAGTGGCATTGGTTAAGGCGACGCTCGACGCTCGGCAAGACGCGCATTCAGCGCCTGGAGCACAAATTTAA
- a CDS encoding DUF2066 domain-containing protein, with protein sequence MSYPKCSIGLRWAVCLVLAVVGSASVAAPAGNLFAAEVPISERTQDAQKAAMRQALAVVMVKVSGSRSIARQANAQLILDDAQGFVQQYRYTPNNTLLVAFDGRKLQADMRTAGLPVWGADRPATLVWLAIDRGDGERQLMSAADQGEIRTEIETLAAARGIPLVWPLYDSTDRAQVEVADVWGGFTDNIVEASRRYGTEAVLVARMSQGASGSLYGTWALNLEGEADNWRGNFENSINRLADFYAQRLAVSAADGPATRVPMTISNLTSATAYAEAINTVQKLSAVERIDVVQVMGDRVVLELSLRGDANQVSRALGLSRSLRPDPDSAGTLAYRFGR encoded by the coding sequence TTGTCGTATCCGAAATGCTCGATTGGCCTACGCTGGGCCGTGTGTCTGGTGCTGGCTGTCGTTGGGTCAGCGAGCGTGGCGGCACCCGCGGGCAATCTGTTTGCGGCCGAGGTGCCGATCAGCGAGCGAACGCAGGACGCTCAAAAAGCCGCAATGCGTCAGGCGCTTGCCGTTGTCATGGTCAAAGTCTCTGGTAGCCGGTCGATCGCCCGACAAGCCAATGCACAGTTGATTCTTGACGATGCTCAGGGCTTCGTGCAGCAATATCGCTACACGCCAAACAATACGCTTCTCGTTGCGTTCGATGGGCGCAAGCTTCAAGCCGATATGCGCACTGCGGGACTGCCCGTATGGGGGGCCGATCGGCCTGCCACGCTCGTCTGGCTGGCGATCGATCGCGGTGACGGCGAGCGCCAGCTAATGTCCGCCGCGGATCAGGGCGAGATCCGTACTGAAATCGAAACGCTTGCCGCCGCCCGTGGCATTCCGTTGGTCTGGCCACTGTATGATTCCACTGATCGCGCCCAAGTTGAGGTGGCGGATGTCTGGGGTGGTTTCACGGATAACATTGTGGAGGCATCCCGACGCTACGGAACGGAGGCCGTGTTGGTCGCGCGCATGAGCCAAGGCGCATCCGGTTCACTCTATGGAACATGGGCGCTGAATCTTGAGGGCGAAGCGGATAACTGGCGCGGTAACTTCGAGAACAGCATCAACCGTCTCGCTGATTTTTACGCGCAGCGTTTGGCGGTTTCGGCGGCGGATGGGCCCGCCACGCGTGTGCCGATGACGATCAGTAACCTCACGAGTGCCACCGCGTATGCCGAGGCGATTAATACCGTGCAGAAACTCAGTGCGGTGGAGCGCATCGATGTGGTTCAGGTCATGGGCGATCGCGTGGTGCTAGAGCTCAGTCTGCGCGGCGACGCCAACCAGGTTAGTCGGGCACTCGGCCTCAGTCGATCTTTGCGACCGGATCCGGACAGTGCCGGTACGCTCGCGTATCGCTTCGGTCGCTGA
- a CDS encoding AI-2E family transporter, with protein sequence MSDQRLITLALIAAGGWLLLQLAPILTPFVAAFLLAYLGDPLVDRLETYKLKRTPAVMVTFCLTFLFLGAVFFLLVPMVKSQGSALASKLPEYVRWIESHWMPTIVEWIGANTDGESLGLAAVLSEYGDKIAQVLTGALGTVGRSGGALFTGLFNIILIPVLSFYLLRDFDVIVQRAGRLVPPSRRKRVFLIARESDVALSNFLKGQTVVMLGLAVIWSVGLTIVGLDHALAIGVLSGILSFVPYLGPAVGVILGGISALVQGSDLWMLAGVAVVFVVSQGIENYFLTPKFVGDRIGLHPVMVIFSVMAGGQLFGFFGVLLALPVAAVVTVFVRHFYEWYGETPAVATDQPPPRSAGVAGSNTTAPFDAASGAIASVELPNTEDADLSNVTESPPPRKTDADPPDA encoded by the coding sequence GTGAGTGACCAACGACTGATCACACTCGCGCTGATTGCGGCAGGAGGGTGGCTGCTACTGCAACTGGCGCCCATTCTAACGCCGTTTGTTGCCGCTTTTTTGTTGGCGTATCTGGGTGATCCGCTGGTCGATCGACTGGAAACCTACAAACTCAAACGCACTCCTGCGGTGATGGTGACGTTCTGTCTGACGTTTTTGTTTCTCGGCGCGGTGTTTTTTCTTCTTGTCCCAATGGTGAAGAGTCAGGGTTCTGCGCTGGCCTCAAAACTGCCCGAATACGTGCGCTGGATCGAGAGCCATTGGATGCCCACGATCGTGGAGTGGATCGGTGCGAATACCGACGGCGAATCACTGGGCCTGGCGGCGGTTTTAAGCGAATACGGCGATAAGATCGCTCAGGTTCTGACCGGTGCATTGGGCACAGTTGGGCGATCAGGTGGCGCGCTGTTTACCGGTCTGTTCAACATTATTCTTATCCCGGTACTGTCGTTTTACTTGCTTCGAGATTTTGACGTGATCGTGCAAAGAGCCGGGCGCTTAGTGCCGCCGAGTCGGCGCAAGCGGGTATTTTTGATCGCGCGCGAATCGGATGTTGCTCTGAGCAATTTTTTAAAAGGCCAAACGGTGGTCATGCTGGGCCTGGCGGTGATCTGGTCGGTTGGACTGACGATCGTCGGACTGGATCATGCGCTTGCGATCGGTGTGTTGTCCGGAATCTTGAGCTTTGTGCCGTATCTGGGTCCGGCGGTGGGTGTCATTCTCGGTGGCATCTCAGCGCTCGTGCAAGGATCTGATCTGTGGATGTTGGCGGGCGTTGCGGTGGTCTTTGTGGTGTCGCAGGGCATTGAAAATTATTTCCTAACGCCCAAATTCGTCGGTGACCGGATTGGGTTGCATCCCGTTATGGTGATTTTCTCGGTCATGGCGGGTGGGCAACTGTTTGGCTTCTTCGGTGTGCTGCTGGCGCTGCCGGTTGCGGCGGTTGTTACGGTATTCGTGCGGCATTTTTATGAGTGGTATGGCGAGACGCCCGCTGTCGCGACAGACCAACCACCACCCCGTTCCGCGGGGGTGGCAGGGAGTAATACCACTGCCCCCTTTGATGCCGCATCGGGTGCCATCGCCTCGGTCGAGTTACCGAACACCGAGGACGCCGATTTATCGAACGTGACGGAATCGCCGCCGCCGCGTAAGACGGACGCCGATCCTCCCGATGCGTGA
- a CDS encoding acylphosphatase: MTIPSTHQCRRMRVTGRVQRVAFRAHTAREALRLGLVGSATNQTDGSVVVIAQGLPTQLDALVAWLHKGPALARVEAVECDTIEVDPTLDGFARR; this comes from the coding sequence ATGACCATTCCCTCTACTCACCAGTGCCGACGAATGCGCGTGACCGGGCGCGTGCAGCGCGTCGCTTTTCGCGCGCACACAGCGCGCGAGGCGCTTAGGCTCGGACTCGTGGGTTCGGCGACAAACCAAACGGATGGCAGTGTTGTCGTGATCGCTCAGGGATTGCCGACGCAACTCGATGCGCTGGTGGCGTGGCTCCATAAGGGGCCTGCGCTCGCGCGTGTCGAGGCGGTGGAGTGTGACACCATTGAAGTGGATCCGACGCTTGACGGTTTTGCGCGTCGATAA
- the rimI gene encoding ribosomal protein S18-alanine N-acetyltransferase, giving the protein MSAAMDSPALHVRPMTESDVPRVMEIEADGYDFPWTPAIFLDCLSAGYHCSVLTCDEVVVAYAIVTVAAGEAHLLNVCVHSERRGQGCGSLLLSHLIMRARQAGADDLFLEVRPSNRRALALYQRYGFRNIGTRPSYYRAIDGREDALVLTRALSDDEPSVFTSLSATGRHAH; this is encoded by the coding sequence GTGAGCGCTGCGATGGACAGTCCTGCGCTGCACGTTCGTCCGATGACTGAGTCTGATGTGCCGCGGGTAATGGAAATTGAAGCGGATGGCTATGACTTTCCTTGGACGCCTGCGATTTTTCTGGATTGCCTGTCCGCCGGCTACCACTGCTCGGTCTTAACCTGCGATGAGGTCGTGGTGGCCTACGCCATTGTGACGGTGGCGGCGGGTGAGGCGCATTTATTAAACGTGTGCGTTCACAGTGAGCGCCGAGGCCAAGGTTGTGGCAGCCTTTTGCTCAGCCATCTGATCATGCGGGCACGTCAAGCCGGCGCCGACGATTTGTTTCTGGAGGTGCGCCCGTCCAATCGTCGCGCGCTAGCGCTGTATCAACGCTACGGTTTTCGCAACATCGGAACGCGACCGAGCTACTATCGCGCGATTGATGGGCGCGAAGACGCCCTGGTGCTGACGCGCGCACTGAGCGACGACGAGCCGTCCGTCTTCACGTCACTCAGTGCCACCGGCCGACACGCGCACTAA
- a CDS encoding lytic transglycosylase domain-containing protein encodes MTYLAHQPSPSGQCLRKALVCGLALMATLPVWSATTERPDESFRALLREAVNDSSTFEDQYDAQVWLVDMSHRLKRKMPDDKERLDLLKLVHAEAHRVDLPPELILAVIDIESNFDRYALSYAGARGMMQIMPFWLKEIGRPDDNLFDVPTNLRFGCTILRLYIDRERGDLAKGLARYNGSVGRRVYSDKVLKRLRERWYKR; translated from the coding sequence ATGACCTACCTTGCCCACCAACCATCGCCGTCCGGCCAATGCCTACGCAAGGCATTGGTGTGTGGTTTGGCGCTGATGGCCACATTGCCCGTGTGGTCAGCCACCACCGAGCGACCGGACGAGTCGTTCCGGGCGTTACTCCGCGAGGCGGTCAACGATTCCTCGACGTTCGAGGACCAGTACGACGCGCAAGTGTGGCTGGTCGATATGTCCCATCGACTCAAACGCAAAATGCCTGACGACAAAGAGCGGCTGGACTTGCTCAAACTCGTTCACGCGGAAGCACACCGCGTTGATTTACCGCCCGAGTTGATTCTCGCCGTGATCGATATTGAAAGTAATTTTGATCGCTATGCGCTGTCGTACGCGGGTGCCCGCGGCATGATGCAAATCATGCCGTTCTGGCTCAAAGAAATTGGGCGGCCGGACGACAACCTGTTCGATGTGCCCACCAATTTGCGTTTTGGCTGCACCATACTGCGCTTGTATATCGATCGCGAACGCGGTGATTTGGCCAAAGGACTGGCGCGCTACAATGGCAGTGTTGGTCGACGTGTGTACTCGGACAAGGTACTCAAGCGACTGCGCGAGCGCTGGTACAAGCGCTAG
- a CDS encoding proline--tRNA ligase, with product MRLSKLPLGTLKETPSDAEISSHQLMLRAGLIHKLAAGLYSWLPLGLRVLQKIERIVREEMNRSGAFEVLMPAVQPAELWQESQRWDAMGDELLRMTDRSGRDFCYGPTHEEVITDIARRELRSYKQLPVTYYQIQTKFRDETRPRFGVMRAREFIMKDAYSFHIDQASLQDTYDVLYDTYTAIFTRLGLRFRAVQADSGNIGGAVSHEFQVLAASGEDVIAYSTDSDYAANLEMAVAVPPATARQPADAPMENVSTPGTKTIASVCDLLKVAPEQCVKTLLVEGVDQTVVALLVRGDHELNTVKAAKLEGVVSPIKLASAEALARAAGCSPGFVGPVGLDIDIIADHAVLAMDHFVCGANKDDYHYANVCWDRDLPLARAADLRNVIDGDPSPDGQGTLRIARGIEVGHIFQLGAKYSESMGATVLDQQGRNVSMLMGCYGIGIGRVMAAAIEQHHDDKGILWPEALAPFQIAIVPLNAHKSIRVREAADALYQQLTENGYEVVLDDRDARPGIKFADMELLGIPHRLVVTDRGLDAGTLEYKGRSDDKPRDIDATELKSILD from the coding sequence ATGCGCTTATCGAAATTGCCTCTTGGCACGCTCAAAGAAACCCCCAGTGACGCGGAAATCAGCAGCCACCAGCTGATGCTTCGCGCCGGTCTCATCCACAAGCTCGCGGCCGGTTTGTACTCATGGTTACCGCTAGGCTTGCGCGTTCTGCAAAAAATCGAACGCATCGTACGCGAGGAAATGAATCGGTCGGGGGCGTTTGAGGTACTGATGCCGGCGGTTCAGCCCGCGGAATTATGGCAGGAGAGCCAGCGGTGGGACGCCATGGGCGATGAACTACTGCGCATGACCGACCGCAGTGGACGCGACTTTTGCTATGGCCCAACGCATGAAGAAGTGATTACCGATATCGCCCGACGGGAACTGCGCAGCTACAAACAGTTGCCGGTCACCTACTACCAAATTCAGACCAAATTTCGCGACGAAACCCGACCGCGTTTCGGTGTGATGCGTGCGCGCGAATTCATTATGAAAGACGCGTATTCTTTTCACATCGATCAAGCATCGCTGCAAGACACCTACGATGTTCTGTACGACACTTACACCGCGATCTTCACCCGCCTTGGGTTGCGCTTTCGAGCGGTGCAGGCCGACAGCGGCAACATCGGTGGCGCGGTGTCACATGAGTTTCAGGTGTTGGCCGCGTCGGGCGAAGATGTGATCGCCTACTCCACCGATAGCGACTACGCCGCCAACCTGGAAATGGCGGTGGCGGTGCCACCGGCGACCGCGAGACAACCCGCGGACGCCCCGATGGAAAACGTCTCAACGCCCGGTACAAAAACCATTGCTTCCGTGTGCGATCTGTTGAAGGTGGCCCCCGAACAGTGCGTCAAAACCTTGCTCGTCGAGGGCGTCGACCAAACGGTGGTGGCGCTGCTCGTGCGCGGCGACCACGAATTGAATACGGTAAAGGCCGCCAAACTGGAGGGTGTGGTATCGCCGATCAAATTGGCCAGCGCTGAGGCACTTGCGCGCGCCGCCGGGTGCAGCCCAGGTTTTGTCGGCCCCGTCGGATTGGACATCGATATTATCGCCGATCATGCGGTGCTCGCCATGGACCATTTCGTGTGCGGCGCAAACAAGGATGATTACCACTACGCAAACGTTTGTTGGGACCGCGATCTGCCACTCGCGCGCGCCGCGGACCTGCGTAACGTGATCGACGGCGATCCGTCACCCGACGGTCAAGGCACGCTTCGCATTGCGCGCGGCATTGAGGTCGGCCATATTTTTCAGCTCGGCGCCAAATACTCCGAATCAATGGGCGCCACCGTGCTCGACCAGCAGGGCCGCAATGTGTCAATGCTGATGGGGTGTTATGGCATTGGCATCGGCCGAGTAATGGCGGCGGCCATTGAGCAACATCATGACGATAAGGGCATTTTGTGGCCCGAGGCACTCGCGCCGTTTCAAATCGCCATCGTGCCGCTGAATGCGCACAAATCGATACGCGTGCGTGAGGCCGCCGACGCGCTCTATCAACAACTTACTGAAAACGGGTACGAAGTGGTGCTGGACGACCGTGACGCACGTCCCGGAATCAAGTTTGCGGACATGGAATTATTGGGCATTCCACACCGCCTGGTTGTCACCGATCGCGGCCTTGATGCCGGCACGCTCGAGTACAAGGGACGGAGCGACGATAAACCGCGGGATATTGACGCCACGGAGCTCAAATCCATCCTGGACTGA
- a CDS encoding phosphatidylcholine/phosphatidylserine synthase, translating into MKRKHSQRASRRPARRGRGIYLLPNLFTTAALFAGFFAVIVAMQGDFQSAAIGILVAMFLDGLDGRVARLTNTATDFGKEYDSMSDMVSFGLAPALVVYQWAAQMMAGMPSAWGRLGWLAAFFYTVAAALRLARFNSNTDTTSGHYFQGLPSPSAAGLVGSSLWLATDLGFEGPIVLAGAYALTIFAGGCMVSNFPYRSFKDYNLVNRVGFRHLLLIPVLFIVIAADPPLTLTGIFMLYAISGPLLYLWKRMRGMPLDLPAVSWFRRDLEPGNDSDGVDNDDDRTGTV; encoded by the coding sequence ATGAAACGCAAGCATTCTCAACGCGCATCGCGGCGCCCAGCCCGCCGGGGGCGCGGCATTTATTTACTGCCCAATCTGTTTACGACGGCCGCATTGTTCGCTGGCTTTTTTGCCGTCATTGTCGCGATGCAGGGCGACTTCCAGTCGGCGGCGATCGGCATTCTCGTCGCGATGTTTCTCGATGGCCTGGACGGGCGTGTGGCGCGATTGACGAACACGGCCACCGATTTTGGCAAGGAATACGACAGCATGTCGGACATGGTGTCATTTGGTCTTGCTCCCGCACTTGTGGTGTATCAGTGGGCCGCGCAGATGATGGCGGGCATGCCGTCGGCGTGGGGTCGCCTCGGCTGGCTGGCCGCCTTTTTCTATACCGTGGCGGCGGCGCTGCGTCTCGCGCGATTCAATAGCAACACCGACACCACCAGCGGGCACTATTTTCAGGGCCTGCCTAGTCCCTCGGCGGCGGGTTTGGTCGGAAGCTCTCTATGGCTCGCTACGGATTTAGGGTTTGAGGGGCCCATCGTGCTGGCCGGCGCGTATGCACTGACCATTTTTGCCGGTGGCTGTATGGTCAGTAATTTCCCGTATCGCAGTTTCAAAGATTACAACCTGGTTAATCGGGTCGGATTTCGGCATCTGTTGTTGATACCGGTGTTGTTTATTGTGATTGCCGCTGATCCGCCGCTCACACTGACCGGCATTTTCATGCTTTACGCCATTTCCGGACCGCTGCTCTACCTCTGGAAACGCATGCGTGGCATGCCGCTCGATTTACCAGCGGTTTCGTGGTTTCGCCGGGACTTGGAGCCTGGGAATGACAGTGATGGTGTGGACAATGATGACGACCGCACTGGCACCGTCTGA
- a CDS encoding DUF4398 domain-containing protein yields the protein MRALVASRFRWLKVGWLLVALGLGACATNPPYQEMSDARQAVAAAEEAGARETSPYLFRLANRHLSNARTAMKERRFNAARNEAVLAHRKATEALDELQTSDRD from the coding sequence ATGCGCGCTTTGGTGGCGTCAAGGTTTCGTTGGCTCAAAGTTGGGTGGTTGCTCGTGGCGCTCGGTTTGGGTGCGTGTGCAACCAATCCGCCGTACCAGGAAATGAGTGATGCCCGTCAGGCGGTGGCCGCTGCCGAAGAGGCCGGTGCTCGCGAGACAAGTCCCTATCTGTTTCGCCTAGCCAATCGACATCTTAGCAATGCGCGCACCGCGATGAAGGAACGACGGTTTAACGCGGCGCGTAATGAAGCCGTACTGGCTCACCGCAAAGCGACCGAAGCGCTTGACGAGTTGCAAACGTCGGATCGCGATTAG
- a CDS encoding ArsC/Spx/MgsR family protein has protein sequence MSVVLYHNPRCSKSRAVQSLLAERGVAHTCVEYLNQPLNDAALNRLLDQLDEPAIALVRASDPLFKALERDAASLSREDIIALLIAQPALMQRPIVVVNDQARIGRPIENIERLLP, from the coding sequence ATGTCTGTTGTGCTCTACCACAATCCGCGTTGCTCAAAGTCGCGTGCGGTCCAGTCGTTATTGGCCGAACGCGGGGTGGCGCATACCTGCGTCGAGTATCTGAACCAGCCCCTCAACGACGCTGCGCTCAATCGTCTACTCGACCAACTCGATGAGCCAGCCATCGCATTGGTACGTGCATCGGATCCCTTGTTCAAAGCGCTCGAGCGGGATGCGGCGTCGTTGTCGCGCGAAGACATAATCGCACTGCTGATCGCGCAACCGGCCTTAATGCAGCGACCGATTGTTGTGGTCAACGACCAAGCCCGTATCGGTCGACCCATCGAGAATATCGAGCGCCTGTTGCCATGA
- the pgsA gene encoding CDP-diacylglycerol--glycerol-3-phosphate 3-phosphatidyltransferase has protein sequence MLKHIPNLLCVARIFLVLPLLMLMLEGEYFWAFVIFAVAGITDGLDGFLARRFNWRSQLGAILDPIADKFLMVSVFLVLAATDMVPVWLALLVIGRDLLIVTGVVCYRTLIGPVAADASMVSKFNTLVQLVFVLAVLANAGTGVPRELWVTFLGAIVAATTLVSGLDYVREGIVRVWANNDSGLEGKGEAT, from the coding sequence ATGCTCAAACATATCCCAAATCTGTTATGTGTGGCCCGGATTTTTTTGGTGCTGCCGCTGCTCATGCTCATGTTGGAGGGCGAGTACTTTTGGGCGTTCGTTATTTTTGCGGTGGCCGGCATTACCGACGGACTCGATGGGTTTTTGGCGCGACGCTTCAATTGGCGCTCTCAGCTTGGCGCAATCCTAGATCCGATTGCCGACAAGTTTCTGATGGTGTCTGTTTTTTTAGTACTGGCCGCGACCGACATGGTACCGGTGTGGCTCGCGCTGCTGGTGATCGGTCGCGATTTGCTCATCGTCACAGGTGTGGTGTGTTACCGCACGCTCATAGGACCGGTGGCGGCGGATGCCTCGATGGTGAGCAAGTTCAACACGCTCGTGCAGCTGGTTTTTGTGCTCGCGGTACTGGCCAACGCGGGCACCGGCGTGCCGCGCGAACTTTGGGTGACGTTTCTCGGCGCCATTGTTGCGGCAACGACCTTGGTCAGTGGACTGGATTATGTGCGCGAAGGCATTGTGCGCGTGTGGGCTAACAACGATTCGGGATTGGAAGGAAAAGGAGAAGCCACGTGA